From a region of the Eublepharis macularius isolate TG4126 chromosome 7, MPM_Emac_v1.0, whole genome shotgun sequence genome:
- the PABPC1 gene encoding polyadenylate-binding protein 1 isoform X1, whose amino-acid sequence MNPSAPSYPMASLYVGDLHPDVTEAMLYEKFSPAGPILSIRVCRDMITRRSLGYAYVNFQQPADAERALDTMNFDVIKGKPVRIMWSQRDPSLRKSGVGNIFIKNLDKSIDNKALYDTFSAFGNILSCKVVCDENGSKGYGFVHFETQEAAERAIEKMNGMLLNDRKVFVGRFKSRKEREAELGARAKEFTNVYIKNFGEDMDDERLKELFGKFGPALSVKVMTDESGKSKGFGFVSFERHEDAQKAVDEMNGKELNGKQIYVGRAQKKVERQTELKRKFEQMKQDRITRYQGVNLYVKNLDDGIDDERLRKEFSPFGTITSAKVMMEGGRSKGFGFVCFSSPEEATKAVTEMNGRIVATKPLYVALAQRKEERQAHLTNQYMQRMASVRAVPNPVINPYQPAPPSGYFMAAIPQTQNRAAYYPTSQLAQLRPSPRWTAQGARPHPFQNMTGAIRPAAPRPPFSTMRPASSQVPRVMSTQRVANTSTQTMGPRPAAAAAAATPAVRAVPQYKYAAGVRNPQQHLNTQPQVAMQQPAVHVQGQEPLTASMLAAAPPQEQKQMLGERLFPLIQAMHPTLAGKITGMLLEIDNSELLHMLESPESLRSKVDEAVAVLQAHQAKEAAQKAVNNPAGVPSV is encoded by the exons CTGAGCGAGCTTTAGATACTATGAATTTTGATGTCATTAAAGGCAAGCCAGTGCGTATCATGTGGTCCCAGCGTGATCCATCTCTGCGTAAAAGTGGTGTGGGAAATATCTTCATTAAAAACTTGGACAAATCAATTGATAATAAAGCTTTGTATGATACATTTTCTGCTTTTGGAAACATCCTCTCTTGTAAG GTTGTGTGTGATGAAAATGGATCCAAAGGCTATGGATTTGTACACTTTGAGACGCAAGAAGCTGCAGAAAGAGCTATTGAAAAAATGAATGGAATGTTGCTTAATGATCGCAAAGT TTTTGTTGGACGGTTTAAATCTCGTAAAGAACGTGAAGCAGAACTTGGAGCTCGTGCTAAGGAGTTTACAAATGTTTACATCAAGAATTTTGGTGAAGACATGGATGATGAGAGACTTAAAGAGCTCTTTGGCAAGTTTG GGCCTGCCTTAAGCGTCAAAGTTATGACTGATGAGAGTGGGAAATCCAAAGGCTTTGGTTTTGTCAGTTTTGAAAGACACGAGGATGCTCAAAAA GCTGTAGATGAGATGAATGGAAAGGAActcaatggaaaacagatatatgtTGGTCGTGCTCAGAAAAAGGTAGAAAGGCAAACAGAGCTCAAGCGTAAATTCGAGCAAATGAAGCAGGACAGAATCACCAGATATCAG GGAGTCAACCTTTATGTAAAAAATCTAGATGATGGAATTGATGATGAGCGCCTACGCAAAGAATTTTCTCCATTTGGTACAATCactagtgcaaag GTCATGATGGAAGGGGGCCGAAGTAAAGGATTTGGGTTCGTCTGCTTTTCCTCACCAGAAGAAGCAAccaaagcagttacagaaatgaaTGGTAGAATTGTGGCCACCAAGCCACTCTATGTAGCCTTAGCCCAACGTAAGGAAGAGCGTCAAGCTCATCTCACCAACCAGTACATGCAGAGAATGGCAAGTGTAAGGGCAGTGCCCAATCCTGTTATAAACCCTTACCAGCCGGCTCCTCCTTCTGGTTACTTCATGGCAGCTATTCCACAG ACTCAGAATCGTGCTGCGTATTATCCTACTAGCCAACTTGCTCAACTCAGACCAAGCCCTCGCTGGACTGCTCAGGGTGCCAGACCTCATC CTTTCCAGAACATGACAGGTGCCATTCGCCCTGCAGCTCCCAGACCACCATTCAGTACCATGAGGCCAGCTTCATCACAGGTTCCAAGAGTAATGTCAACACAGCGTGTTG CTAACACATCAACACAGACTATGGGTCCACGtccagctgctgcagcagctgcagctacTCCAGCTGTGCGCGCTGTTCCACAGTATAAGTATGCTGCAGGTGTTCGCAATCCTCAGCAACACCTTAATACTCAACCTCAGGTTGCTATGCAGCAG CCTGCTGTCCATGTGCAAGGTCAGGAACCTTTGACTGCTTCCATGTTGGCTGCTGCCCCTCCACAAGAACAAAAGCAGATGCTGG GAGAACGGCTGTTCCCTCTTATTCAAGCCATGCATCCTACTCTGGCGGGTAAAATCACTGGTATGCTGTTAGAGATTGACAACTCCGAGCTCCTCCATATGCTTGAGTCTCCTGAATCTCTTCGTTCGAAG GTTGATGAAGCTGTAGCTGTACTGCAAGCCCACCAAGCTAAAGAAGCTGCTCAGAAAGCAGTTAACAATCCAGCAGGTGTTCCAAGTGTCTAA